TTtgctttctttccttatttGCTTATATTACATAAAACTTTACGACTAATTTTTTGCGATCCTCGTCTGTTTCTTCATGGTCTTTCTCTGCAACGTCCAGTCCATCAGGTACTACGCTCATGTGAGTTTCCTCATCACTGTTCCCGTCTCGAGAGGGAAGAGAGAGCACTGTGAGTACGTGTCTAGAAACCTGAACAGAGCTAGCTACTTCTGGTCTCTCGGATTGCGAGCTTTCTACTTCTCCTTCCCGCTCTTCCTGTGGAACTTCGGTCCCATCCCTATGTTTGTGTGTTGCTGTATGATGTCGTCGATTCTTTATTTCTTGGATACCACCACTAGCTTCACTAGGCATCTCCATAGCGAGTCGTTCAGAGAGATTGTTGAGTCTATGGACGGTGAAATCGAATCAGCCGTTCATTCTCTGTAgaattttctctatttttttcttgtgtggATGTTCGTTGAGTTTCAAGAGTTGTAGTATTAGCGGAATTTGTTTGTAATGTGATGAAACAACCTTGTCTGCGTCCGAGAGCGCAAACGCTTATGTAAAACGCAAATAAACTGTCCAAATAACATGTTATATAGCATGTAGACTATGTAATCTCTTGCACATTGTTGTCATTATTGGTTAACTCATTGCCTTTGAGATAATACAGTGTTCTGAACCGAAATTACATACACTACAAAATCGAACTATGCTTAGAAGACCtgattaagaaaaacataagtTCAACAGCGTCATCTTGATTAGTGTTTTCCATGCAAGAAAACTTCTTCAAATCCCTGCCAAATTAATCAAAGAAAGTTTAAGAAAAAGTTGGTAGTAAGAAATTTGACTGTgcgattttattttttttattttgccaAAAACGTTTCAGTGAAATGGTAAAGAAACACAAGAGATCTTGTATATAAAGCTGAGCACATTCTTTTTTAAGTAACtccaaaaagattttttttttaaaaaaaggaagTCTCTTAGACACCCTAAAATAAGTTTTAATGATCAAAATAAcccacaagaaaaaaaatgtccAAAATTTTCTATTAaggatccaaaaataaattaccATTAATGAAtaatacatttaatttaaataaatatcattaatgaaTAATAcatctaatttaaataaatatttttaaaatatttatttaagaatttatcattttaaattttatattaattcttAAATTGTAGactctaaactctaatcctcaaatcatataatatCTAATCACAAAAAGTTATAACATGATTTTAGACTAATTAACCCAAAAGGTATTATGTGCTTTTAaaccttttatatttttccatcGTGatctattttgtgacaaaaaagtTTGGGATATTATAGATCTCTGAAAAAAACACTTGGATACATAATTAGGTTTAGTCTAAAATAACAGAATTAAACTAAAGCTATAAACTGGAGATCAAGAAGTAAGCTTTTAGACTCTGTTAGACCAAAAGAAACTGAACTGCAACCTGCAAAAGGTTGATTAGTCAATGCGAgttgatatatttttgtaatcaatCAAAGTATGAAAATTTACAAACACATATACTATCAAGTATGATAGAAAAGATGTacaacaaaacattaaaaaaaaaattcttaactGAGGTGTATTGGCGAGATATTTGTGTTTActgatgaaaaagaaaacactCAAGTATTTATGAGATGCATGCACCCATGTAATGTTAGTATTGTGCATATCTGtgaatgtattatatatttgtgtaatcTGTGCGCGTGTGTAAGGTAAGAGAGATGAATAAATAATGTTATTGACAGAAGTATAGAGCATATCTATATTGCTCTGTTCACCCGACTTGAACAGAGTTATCAAACTATGCTTCCTTCTCGAACtcaaactaaaaatatacaaaCATATCTATATTGCTTTGTCGCTCTGTTCACCCGACTTTGCGTGAGCTTAAGAGCATATCTATATTGCTATGTCGCTCTGTTCACCCGACATGTGGTCTTGATTAGAGGCCAAAGGTACAATGTCGCTATAGCAAATAAACTAACTGAACTCAAACTACGATTCCTTCTCGAACTCAAACTAAGCTTCCTTCTCGACCACAATGTTCATATATGTCTCTTTTGAATTATGTGTTTCTTCTTCGCAGAAGTTTCATAACCGAAACAACAGCTTCAAATAATGtttgttctcttctctttttgttAAACAACGTTATAGAAGGAAGCTATATAGACGTTCACAACGTTATAGAAGGAAGCTATTCAGACATGGGTGGATTTAGTTGAACTTTTGCGGTAGTTATTAATTTGACGCATCACGTTAGCTTAGGATAACATTGcatgataataattttgaacTCTGGAGTAAAACACATTGTTTTGTTTTCCGTTTAAGAGGACGTTGTGCATgtaaattgttttgtttaattttatttacgaCCCTTTTGGTTATTAAAGataacatttattatttattaaagattaaagttaactaatatatttgtcttgcttaccaagtctcaaatcagaaaaaatgttaaaatatctAATGTACGAACttataatatatctatttaacataaactaattttgcatttactttcttatttcctttttattagcaataatattgcaactatatGGCATATCTTGCTTACCAAGTTTCAAATAAGTAAGAAAAGAAGATAATATCCTATGTTCGAATttatagaatatttatttaacataATGTAATTTAGCATTTACATTGTTATTTCCTTTCGTATTAACCATAATATTGTAACTATATGGCATAGGGTATTATATATTTCGAGATAATACAACTTCTCTGTCACTGGCAGAATCAGATTTCAACATCTGCTTTCTCTTGCTCTTCTTGGACAACGACCGCctctcaccttcttcttctttcatgtTTCCTCCATCTACCTtctcatcatcaccatcaaaatctaaattttgTTTAGATCATGTGATGTGGGTTCTTCGATGTGGCTAagttgatattaaaaaaaaataagttgcGAAGAGAAATGAACAAAACATATGTACACATGTGCAAATTAGcaaacatatataaagaaaaaagaataaaacgTATGTGTTCATGGTTGCAAGCATATAGCAAAATGAACTTTCAAGTGTTGCATTCATGTTGACGTATGcatgcatgttttttttttttgcttaagcTTTACATGCATGGTTGTTTGAAtgtattttactttttctttataagtcaaaaaaaaacttaaatatattaataagttCATAATAATCAAATAAGTCGATGGGTGGCTGGATGTTacctattttttctttttaatcattttggaaaatcaatttttgatattattaaaaaaattagaaaagggGTGCATGTTTTGTCGAACGGGTGAATTTTGACTCAGTGACTAGATATCTATATAATCCAAACCATATAACAAagttaaaaatgatttaatctaaaccaaagtaaaaaaattgatttagtcTAGACCAATTTGACATATATTTATAGTTGTCTTTTTGAAAtgtatgttaataatattaaacaaatatttagttaattaattagtGTGATTTTTACCTTGAGTAGGAAGTTTATATAAGTTACTAAATCATATTCAAACAGAAAATGAATATAGAAGATATTGAATGTAGTTAGTTGAATAAGGTAATACAAAATTTGCCTATGAATTTTTAGGCAGATTTACTAAAGAATTATTAAACTCAACAAAAACTAATttctatgaatataaatatacaactttttatattatgtctaacatatatgaaagttcaaacaacacaaataatattagattatcttatataaaatacacaatcttaaaatgtcaccaacattgtttgtacaaacaatacaaataatattggatgtctttttttaaaactattatttagattttatttgattttgtaagcatttaaaaattaaaaaatgaaaccatTGGTTCGTCATAAGAACCGTCAAAATTCATATTacatgaaaccaaacaaatataatagttttaggtTTATCACCGAAAATTGAAAAACCTCGATCATTTCAactgaacaaaacaaaataaatatggatttagaatgttatttatattttagtaggTTAGAAAAAATAACGTAAAACCGAACGAATATCCAGATTAAACAGACATAATgtctttttatattaaaaagtaagGCTGGGAAAAATATCTGAAACTAAAGAACCGAccgaaaatcagggtcctgAACTCGATTAGACCCGGGATAAATAACCAAATGGATCCTAAATTGATGTATCCGAAGAACCAGTACTCAACTCGATCGGAACcaagaaccgaatgagtatccgaagatatccaaaatgtaaataaatatttaaaaatattatttataattatatgtataattatttaaaaaattaaaattatgattaaaataaatatattaattacttttgtgtatttttggataaaatatgatagtttggatagaAATACTCAAAAAACCGTGTCTAAtgagtaattttagttatttttggttcCTTTGGATAGTTTGGATACGAAATATCCGAACCGAATTGTGTAATATGGTTACTTTGGGTACTATTATCTAAACCTGTTTCAGATACTTTAGTTATTCggttattttcagattttttacatcaaaatcgAACCTACCCGAACCCGGAAGAACCCGACTCGGTTGTAATATCCGAACAAAACTTAATTTTCAAACTCGAAAAACCcgatatccgaaagaaccgACTCAGGTATACCCGAATACCCATACctattaaaaagataacaaaatcaataatctcATCCCGTGCAAGGCACGGGTTATTACCTAGTTTTTAAGGTATTTTCTGAAGATGTTTTCCAATCTTGATtaaaaaggcttttgattcctGGCCCACCTTGAGTCAATAATAGCCCATACTATGTTAGTCTACGATGGAATAGCCCCAAAAAAATGTTGATATAAacagattgtttttttttcttctggtaAACATGTTAAAAGAGAAACAGATCTCTTAACcaggtaaaaaaatatataaacttactAGTTGGTCCATTTCTTGAGGTACTTTTCTGTGCACTGCATGGAGGATATATGAGTATGAGTGCAAACTGTATATTCATGCACTCACGTGCTTCATTCTTCGTTTGTTCCTTTCCTATCAGTTAATAAGAGTCCATGAACTTCGACATTAAATAAAAGGTCCCTCGAATAAATGGTCCAACCTTCCTTTCACAACACAGAACACACTTTAccagaaaaaaatatcagataTTATCCATAACTAGTATTTTCGAAGTTTTGAGTGTTCTAAATGAAGtttgtgacaaacaaaaaaagaagagtgtTCTAAATGAAGTAATAGGAACATCCTAAAAATGATTTGATAGAAAACAACAGGGAAAACCCCATTTAAAACACTTTAAGTGTCTATCACTTTAAACATTCAAGTATTTTTGCTCGCACTTTAAACTTTTAAATGACATTTTTATCATAACAAACCTCTAATGACATTTTCCTATTCTTAGGTGTCGTTAAAATGATGACGTGTCgatttctttagttttttcaaaaaaattaataaaaataataaaatacataaaaattcaaaaaatttgaaaatttgtaaaaagttaattttttttccaaaaaatctaaaaattcaaaagtaaaatttcaaacttaaagataaaataaaatattaaaattttataaaattaaaaataagatgtaaaattaaaatttcaaacttaaaaaactaaaataaaattctaaaaattcaaaaataagatcaaaatattaaaaaattaaattaattttatttatttgtatttatatatctaggaTGTAAAAGTTTTTTAtctctttaataaaatattttggtcatttttcttcttagaattttttttaagacaAAAACTCAAAATTGTATATTTGAGAGAGAATTATTAGCCCCTCCTCCCCGCCCCCGGGTATGGCCACCATCAATTATTATAGGGTGAAATCAGCGGACCTCGGGATACTTTATGGAGGTGTATTTAGGCGTTAGTCGAAATCCGTAAGGTATCCCCATAAgtgaattatcaaaaaaagtttttgatGGGGGCAAGTTTTGATATCGTCATAAGTTACGGTCACTGTCATTggatgaaattttaaaatgaatatgaattttgggtaaatatttatagttttaactATTAAGTGtgaatttcttaatttttgatCTTATTTTGGAACttttagaattttcaaaattttattttcatttcgacattttaattttagatatttcgaaaaaatagaaatttttaatattttacttttaaattttgaatttaattttgtatttttcaattttttaattttttgaattattattattatttattaattttcttaaaagaaGATTGATACATCAACATTTTAACCTATAAAATGAACAGTATCGGTTGCATATGACCAGAAAAACATCATATGACCAGAAAAACATGGTTGAAAGTTTATTATGACAAAATGtcattttaaaagtttaaagtgctaaaaaaaaagtttagtgtttaatgtGATAATAAGTTACACTCTTGGTGTTTTAAATACCATTTTTCCCGAAAACAAAACGAAATTACATTTTCATCAACATAAtccaaaactaaaatttaatattgagTAAATGCCCGAACCATCACACCACCGATTCCTGACAAGATGAGGTTCGTTCTTGACTCAATCCACACAAACACACACCGTTCCATCTCAACTCAGGTGATATCACAATGAAGAGCAGCTTTAATCTTCTGAACGGTACACGATATCAGATTATTAACCGTCTCTACAGATTCCACCGTGAGCTTAGCTGTAGGCAAACTATTCACCAGTATCTGAAACGCCACCGTTAGCAACGACCCTCCTTCCTCCATGCACCCACCGTTACCGTTACGTTCCTCTGACCCTTGCGGAGCGTTAGGGAGAATGGCGAATCCTGAGGGAAGTAGTGCCACGTAAGCAGAATCTCCACCGTTCATCACAGCTTGCATAGCAGGAATATCAACAGGCGCGTACACCACAACCGCTCCTGCAGCGTCTATGCTTGTCTCCTGTAGTATCAGCATACTGCTCTGATTCGCATTTATTGCCTGCAACAATAGTTAAAATAAGTCCAGGGGTATATTGGTAATAAAAATAAAGCCAAAAACTAATAActctaaataaataaacaagataATGTGAGCTCGATAGTGTCACCGTCAGAGAAAAGGTCAAAAGtgtcttttaataattttgactTTCAACTTCACAATACTTCCAAATGTTAGATTTGTCACTTTCTAATCACACAGCGACAAGATTCATATGACTACATCATCCTATGGGGTCACGTAACGCAAAGTCCATTCACATTACAGCTACGATAGGATAAACATTAAATGCCTCCAAAAACCCGGTTTAACTAAACCAACCCAAAGTAAACCAAATTAATGCATAGAAAAAGAGTATAGATAATCTTACGGTGGCACGGAGTAAGGAGACAGAGTTTGAATGGTCATGGCCTTTAGCGATATGAGCCATTTCCTGCATGGGACCACCGTTGGATAAGATGTCCCATTCAGATCTCAGCCGTTCATTTCCAAGAAAATCAAACAACCGCTTTGGAGAAACGGGCATCCAAACCGAAGTCGCAGCGTTTAAAACGATTCCAGGCGGTTCACCAGGATCGTTCACACTTTTCCTAGTCATAATCCTAACGTCTTCATCCACGTTACCGACGTTAAGTTTGCTCCATTTCTGTAACGACGATGCACATACGCCGCCGCAGAAATTATCAGTCATCCTCTTTGCTAACTTCAACATGCTCTTCCTCCCGTTGCAGCTAATGGCTGTGGATATTATAACAAACGTTGAAACATATTAACAAGAAAGTATGTTAGGATTTGTAATGAAGCAGCGTTTTAGAGGGAGTTTACGTGTTGGGCTACGTGAAGGTGAAACAGTGGAGGACATGAGAATGGTGAGGCATTCACATTGACGTTGTAACGCAGCCATCCAACGCTGTGCACCGAACGCTAGACCGCAGCTGAGTAACGGGCGGTATAAACGGTGGATGCGGTTTTCATCGTATTCCGTGTGCTCAATCCACGTTACCTGTAATGTGCTTAAACAATGTTAGTGTTTGTTTATAAAGTAAGTGTTGGGTTTGATGCACGATCCAAGGGCACAGAACTCGAAGATATCTTTAGATGCTTCTGATCAATAAAGTATAGTATAACTTGACCTGCATGATGTATTAGTTATAACTAATAATGTCTACAAACCCTATGCTTAAGAAACCTTTATTATATACAacactaatatattttctagaACAAGCCAAAGAACCTTAAGCATGTGGTACATAGAGAAGTGTGACACCATTACAAGATTAGGGTAAAATCAGAAcatgaaaaatagttttgatCAATTGTGTTACCTTGGAGTAGCCATTGGCCATGTCTTGTACGAGGCAACCAGAAGGTAACCTTCTACAGCCTGAAGAAGAACCTTCGCTTATGGAATCAATTGAGACATCTACAACTGCCCAAACACCTTCCGCGTGCTGCTTACAGAACCGCAAGAACGAGACATGTCGAACAGGCACAAGTGGAGACAACAGTTGAAGCTCTGCGTGCATCTAAAATTTGAGccaaaaacaaaagtttaaaagTGAGACACATTTGATCATATATAACATCACATATGAGTATGTTGTGTTAAGTTACCAGATGAAGTGCACCGTTTCGTGTCCCTCCCATGCCACTAGAGATAATCTCCGTGGTTGATGTTCTTGAGATCATAGACGGAAACATCTCCGCCCATCGTTCCTATCAAACACAATCATTATTGTTAACATTTTGTTTATACATAAAGCATATGGTAACTAAGGTGATTAGTTTACTAACCGAGTCCATCAAGGTTTCAACGAGTGCTAAGCTATTGATGATAACGTTTCCAGTTTCTTTAGAAGCTTCAGACACAAACCCATCTTGCTTTGGTCCAACACATCGACTGAAACTTGCGTCGTACTCTTCCTTGTTAAGCATTTCAAACCCATTATCCGAGCTCCGAATCCAAAGCGGCTCGTGTCTCTGAGCCATCTTCACAAGCTCCTCCATAGCCGCAAGAGCCAAGTCCAGATACCTCGATCTCTGATCAAAATCACTAACCGGTGGTTCAGCTA
The sequence above is drawn from the Raphanus sativus cultivar WK10039 chromosome 7, ASM80110v3, whole genome shotgun sequence genome and encodes:
- the LOC130498043 gene encoding uncharacterized protein LOC130498043; the protein is FAILVCFFMVFLCNVQSIRYYAHVSFLITVPVSRGKREHCEYVSRNLNRASYFWSLGLRAFYFSFPLFLWNFGPIPMFVCCCMMSSILYFLDTTTSFTRHLHSESFREIVESMDGEIESAVHSL
- the LOC108814493 gene encoding homeobox-leucine zipper protein HDG1 — translated: MNFNGYLGDGSSGDHFSFSAASTMPHSRPFSSNGLSLGLQTDGVNGGGEAFETNATRNKSRGGEDGESRSESDNAEAVSGDDLETGDKPPRKKKRYHRHTAKQIQDLESVFKECAHPDEKQRLDLSRRLNLDPRQVKFWFQNRRTQMKTQIERHENALLRQENDKLRAENMSVREAMRNPMCSNCGGPAVLGEVSMEEQHLRIENSRLKDELDRVCALTGKFLGRSPPGSHHVPDSSLVLGVGSGGCGFTLSSPSLPQASPRFEISNGTGLAEPPVSDFDQRSRYLDLALAAMEELVKMAQRHEPLWIRSSDNGFEMLNKEEYDASFSRCVGPKQDGFVSEASKETGNVIINSLALVETLMDSERWAEMFPSMISRTSTTEIISSGMGGTRNGALHLMHAELQLLSPLVPVRHVSFLRFCKQHAEGVWAVVDVSIDSISEGSSSGCRRLPSGCLVQDMANGYSKVTWIEHTEYDENRIHRLYRPLLSCGLAFGAQRWMAALQRQCECLTILMSSTVSPSRSPTPISCNGRKSMLKLAKRMTDNFCGGVCASSLQKWSKLNVGNVDEDVRIMTRKSVNDPGEPPGIVLNAATSVWMPVSPKRLFDFLGNERLRSEWDILSNGGPMQEMAHIAKGHDHSNSVSLLRATAINANQSSMLILQETSIDAAGAVVVYAPVDIPAMQAVMNGGDSAYVALLPSGFAILPNAPQGSEERNGNGGCMEEGGSLLTVAFQILVNSLPTAKLTVESVETVNNLISCTVQKIKAALHCDIT